A window of the Vallitalea okinawensis genome harbors these coding sequences:
- a CDS encoding ABC transporter ATP-binding protein, which yields MIDVKSVTLSFKDKDQNIQVLNNVSMSIEKGRIAVLIGPSGIGKTTLLKTIAGILKDYNGQVLIADEQVDPKKHRVGFITQGDGLIPWKKVKENITLAARIKDGKNNIDQQLMSKINKQLKIDNLLNRYPKQLSGGEKQRVAMARSFLLKPQILLMDEPFSALDDLTKEEARQLFLEIWKNSHVTTLLVTHNLREALYLGQEIWVLTPQMKGLKCIENPVFGWDYREKALEIIEAEKKLSSLLGGKDV from the coding sequence ATGATTGATGTTAAGAGTGTAACTCTCTCTTTTAAAGACAAAGATCAGAATATACAAGTACTCAACAATGTTTCTATGTCCATTGAAAAAGGTAGAATAGCAGTTTTGATTGGACCTTCTGGGATTGGTAAAACCACATTACTAAAGACCATAGCGGGTATACTAAAAGATTATAATGGTCAAGTTTTGATAGCGGATGAGCAGGTAGATCCAAAAAAGCATCGGGTTGGCTTTATTACCCAAGGAGATGGTCTCATACCATGGAAAAAAGTTAAAGAGAACATTACCTTAGCAGCAAGAATAAAAGATGGCAAGAATAATATTGATCAGCAATTAATGAGTAAAATAAATAAGCAATTGAAGATTGACAATCTTTTAAATCGTTATCCTAAACAGTTAAGTGGTGGGGAAAAGCAAAGAGTCGCTATGGCTAGATCTTTTCTACTGAAACCTCAAATTTTACTGATGGATGAGCCTTTTTCTGCTTTGGACGATTTAACAAAAGAGGAAGCTAGACAATTGTTTTTGGAAATATGGAAGAATAGTCATGTAACAACTCTATTGGTAACGCATAATCTTCGTGAAGCTCTTTATCTTGGCCAAGAGATATGGGTTTTAACACCTCAAATGAAGGGATTAAAGTGTATTGAAAATCCAGTATTCGGTTGGGATTATAGGGAAAAAGCTTTAGAAATCATTGAAGCTGAGAAAAAGCTAAGTAGCTTATTGGGAGGAAAAGATGTCTAA
- a CDS encoding ABC transporter permease, with amino-acid sequence MSKGLKKYGIRISILLILWQLISMLVKMPLIPSVDQIILSIFNIDELAIHVFFSLKRVLLGIFLALSVGLPLGIIMGATKQGEKLLQPYLYLTYPVPKMAFLPLVMLVFGLGDIAKIIMVFLITVFPVIVNVRDEIKKIPEDTYIPIVSLGASKHVVLREIILPSILPGVLTALRVCSGTALSVLFFAENFGTSYGMGYVIIDAWMRVNYSEMYGGIFVMSCMGLTLFVLIDLIEKRFVTWR; translated from the coding sequence ATGTCTAAAGGATTAAAAAAATATGGTATTAGAATATCAATACTGCTTATCTTGTGGCAACTTATCAGTATGCTTGTTAAGATGCCATTAATACCATCAGTTGATCAAATCATCTTGAGTATTTTTAATATCGATGAATTAGCCATACATGTTTTCTTTAGCTTGAAAAGAGTTTTATTGGGTATTTTCCTAGCTTTATCCGTTGGACTACCTTTAGGGATTATCATGGGGGCCACAAAACAAGGAGAAAAATTATTACAGCCTTATTTATATTTGACTTATCCAGTACCTAAAATGGCCTTTCTACCATTGGTGATGCTAGTATTTGGTTTAGGCGATATAGCTAAGATTATAATGGTATTTTTAATAACGGTATTTCCGGTCATCGTTAATGTGAGGGATGAGATCAAGAAGATTCCTGAAGATACTTACATACCCATTGTTTCATTAGGTGCCAGCAAACATGTTGTCCTTCGTGAAATTATCCTACCAAGTATTTTACCAGGCGTATTAACAGCATTAAGAGTTTGCAGTGGTACTGCACTATCAGTGTTATTCTTTGCAGAGAATTTTGGAACAAGCTATGGGATGGGTTATGTCATTATAGATGCTTGGATGCGGGTTAATTACAGTGAAATGTATGGTGGCATATTTGTAATGAGTTGTATGGGACTAACACTCTTTGTGCTTATTGATTTAATAGAGAAGAGATTCGTAACTTGGCGATAG
- a CDS encoding FMN-binding protein codes for MKIKDIIAITLLLTSAIIGILMISVFRQQQEPLYFAGTYIGTAEGNHGPITVSVTTDDYRILDINIVEEYEMPEVSVYVYDEMPEKMIKRNTWDVDVVTGATYTSQGVINAVQNALDQGMRQ; via the coding sequence ATGAAGATTAAAGATATAATAGCTATAACTCTTTTATTAACATCTGCTATCATAGGTATCCTTATGATTAGTGTATTTAGACAGCAGCAGGAACCTCTCTATTTTGCAGGTACTTATATAGGAACAGCGGAAGGTAATCACGGACCAATAACAGTCTCAGTTACAACAGATGATTATCGCATACTTGATATAAATATTGTTGAAGAGTATGAGATGCCAGAGGTAAGTGTCTATGTTTACGATGAAATGCCAGAAAAAATGATCAAGCGTAATACATGGGACGTAGACGTTGTTACCGGGGCTACATATACAAGTCAAGGTGTCATCAATGCAGTGCAGAATGCACTAGACCAAGGCATGAGGCAATAA
- a CDS encoding ATP-binding protein, whose protein sequence is MKLQYKMTLFFVLILAIVIWTIGFFGLKNYENSLEVQMGNNAMDIAVTLASMEKVQEKLADKDYHAVQEIIEGIRVNTRFQYIIVIDMEGIKYSYPTAYGLGKPYISGGEEEVLKTGEAYVSADRNELISAIRAFVPIYYENDQIGAVIVGLLKDRVTEENQSYYHLLYMTFFIAALLGLISATLLSLNIKKSIFGLEPKEIALLLGQRDLILHSFKNGIIAVGEDKKIIFYNDTAKKIFDFKRDITGEDVEVLCPHYRVLLEEVLATGESIYNQEMRVTPYKTLVSSHTIMRNHRNEVIGIVSDFQDLTEIKQMAEELTGVKKMTHALRAQNHEFMNKLHTISGLIQLGEYDKAVSYISDVSRIRAELSTTLNKRIKNSHIAALLLAKYNKVAEMKIELNINPNSHLEKLPETVSADDFCSILGNLIENSIDELLEVDYQGVIEVDFASEQEGLYMSVTDNGRGISEEKQQKIFERGYSTKDGNRGLGLDIVKRIVDDSNGVIDVTSEEGTTIEVFIPME, encoded by the coding sequence ATGAAACTTCAATATAAAATGACTCTTTTTTTCGTTTTAATACTAGCCATTGTCATTTGGACTATTGGTTTTTTTGGTCTCAAGAATTATGAAAACAGTTTAGAAGTACAGATGGGTAACAATGCTATGGATATTGCTGTAACTCTGGCTTCAATGGAAAAGGTTCAAGAGAAACTTGCAGACAAAGATTATCATGCGGTTCAAGAGATTATTGAAGGAATAAGAGTTAATACCAGATTTCAATACATTATTGTTATCGATATGGAGGGTATAAAATACTCTTACCCGACGGCTTATGGGCTTGGAAAACCATACATCAGTGGTGGTGAAGAAGAAGTTCTAAAGACTGGAGAGGCTTATGTTTCAGCAGATAGAAATGAATTGATTTCAGCTATACGTGCATTTGTACCGATTTATTATGAAAATGATCAAATTGGGGCAGTTATCGTTGGCTTATTAAAGGACCGGGTAACAGAAGAGAATCAAAGCTATTATCATCTTCTTTACATGACTTTCTTTATCGCAGCTCTTCTGGGGTTGATTAGTGCGACTCTGCTATCATTAAACATTAAAAAAAGTATATTTGGTTTAGAGCCCAAAGAAATTGCTCTTTTGCTGGGACAAAGAGATTTGATATTGCATAGCTTTAAGAATGGTATCATAGCCGTAGGTGAAGATAAAAAGATTATCTTTTACAATGATACAGCTAAGAAGATATTTGATTTCAAACGGGATATTACAGGTGAAGATGTAGAAGTTTTATGCCCGCATTATAGAGTTTTACTTGAAGAAGTACTTGCTACGGGGGAATCCATCTATAACCAAGAAATGAGGGTAACACCGTATAAGACTCTTGTTAGTAGCCATACCATAATGCGCAATCATAGAAATGAAGTCATTGGTATAGTTTCTGATTTTCAAGATTTAACTGAGATTAAACAGATGGCTGAAGAATTAACTGGAGTGAAGAAAATGACTCATGCTTTGAGAGCACAAAATCATGAGTTCATGAATAAATTACACACGATATCAGGGCTCATTCAATTAGGGGAATATGATAAAGCAGTAAGTTATATTTCGGATGTTTCAAGAATTAGAGCAGAACTTTCTACAACTCTCAATAAACGAATAAAAAATTCTCATATAGCTGCATTATTACTTGCTAAATACAACAAAGTAGCTGAAATGAAAATTGAATTAAATATCAATCCCAACTCCCATTTAGAAAAGTTGCCAGAGACTGTTTCGGCTGATGATTTTTGCTCCATACTTGGTAATTTGATTGAAAACAGCATTGATGAGTTGTTGGAGGTAGACTATCAAGGAGTTATTGAGGTGGATTTTGCTTCAGAACAAGAAGGCTTATACATGAGTGTTACTGATAATGGAAGAGGTATAAGTGAAGAAAAACAGCAAAAGATATTTGAAAGAGGTTATTCAACGAAGGATGGTAATAGAGGTCTAGGACTTGATATTGTTAAGCGAATTGTAGATGATTCCAATGGCGTGATTGATGTAACAAGTGAAGAGGGAACAACCATAGAAGTCTTTATACCTATGGAATAG
- a CDS encoding response regulator: protein MIEVLIVEDDPMVSEINQKFLERIDGFKASHVAHSLAQAKEYLSEKEPDLILLDVFFPQGKGLDLLKWIRQEGLKCDAILITADRHAKTVEEAFRYGAVDYLIKPFVFERFKEALLKYANRKTNLNQNEHVEQGMIDRYILQEKEHHFDPHDVGEMKGFNELTYKKIIDSIDGMEGNPFTAEDIAKEVGVSRITARRYLDFLEKENKLSIELEYGKVGRPKNKYRKR, encoded by the coding sequence ATGATAGAAGTCTTAATAGTTGAAGATGATCCAATGGTGAGTGAAATCAATCAAAAGTTTCTTGAGAGAATTGATGGATTTAAAGCAAGTCATGTTGCACATTCCCTTGCTCAAGCAAAAGAGTACTTAAGTGAAAAAGAACCCGATTTAATACTTCTTGATGTCTTCTTTCCTCAAGGAAAAGGGTTGGATTTACTAAAGTGGATACGACAAGAAGGACTTAAATGTGATGCTATTTTAATTACAGCAGATCGGCATGCAAAGACTGTGGAAGAAGCTTTTCGTTATGGAGCAGTGGATTATTTGATAAAGCCATTCGTTTTCGAACGCTTTAAAGAAGCTTTATTAAAATATGCAAATAGAAAAACAAATTTAAATCAAAATGAACATGTTGAGCAAGGCATGATCGATCGGTATATACTCCAAGAAAAAGAGCATCATTTTGACCCACATGATGTAGGGGAGATGAAAGGATTTAATGAATTAACCTATAAGAAAATCATTGACAGTATTGATGGTATGGAGGGGAATCCTTTTACAGCAGAAGATATAGCCAAAGAAGTAGGTGTTTCTAGGATAACAGCACGGCGTTATTTGGACTTCCTAGAGAAAGAGAACAAGCTCAGTATTGAGTTAGAATATGGTAAAGTAGGGCGCCCAAAAAATAAATATCGTAAGAGATAA
- a CDS encoding cellulose binding domain-containing protein: MKKNRNSIRMRRVLAFILVIALAFGVIPGMTKEADAKEVPMLWEVNTHYNVGDQVTYEENIYQCLQGHTSISTWNPVAATSLWKPVDNHVPYPDNMNPEMDNGDNSSGNDQNVQNGEIEFEIVSDWGSGMTANVIIKNTDIKSIDGWTVEIQLNEDIKIHSSWNGEVKRSGDKVTITHVNWNSNIPPSGTANVGLSISYTGAFQQPTAFKLNGKTVDVPTNPEPTEPEPIEPDPEPTPEPTPIPDGQSNFVGYFQSWSDKWASNGADTHLANLPKYVNVVMLAFGKPDMTYNGNLNLTGTGLEFSYDGSVLKEAIDTLKSSNPNTKVILSIGGLTYTNWENINYDAIGRLVKDFNMDGVDLDYEPAGGFYTSYDSNGKITYAKEDEYVYIINEMRQALPRPYILAATAWSVGAYGEDEWQNAKPGPFASTGMMLPVLRKAGDKLDMLNVMGYNAGSYDPIDALKAFKNYYDGPVNMGVMVPPEDWGGHIWTLDKLAETAKYVQTNNVGGMMIWSLQRTNSNPSYTNPDNQMMSTLIAQELHLEEANEPLFPLSNPTYTSPWGDKYPYEGNDQTGNDNNGNDNNSNTGSDDIKWATEQGLVVEAINYSETDSTFETEFLVQNPHTSYKWDSGIYNVWGFTFNTSAQVTSVEGAKSFKQDGNKVTIMLNDWDTTIPMGETRTVTVNYNKIGNANYPRGILVQFMRGEDIYPDRADLPDGFIQGKANLADTDLISNPNAYYQISVSPIADGLILYNSPSDTQITIGLADDVYTNLTSGIKMWIPSKYMAMGLGFAQEVYGINPNYMAALGTKENFSAAVYPTIEGAFRHPVTIQGQTWYWGMTSGSVDGPFQQETPNFNEVKDFFPDSFPADAAHDDYTYVSEDINDKRFIKATIASAASLSMTREFMYAVPSYEFKDFINQAADPSAEDILLTYIYNRGLYSVDGSVFRENRSANLQSVDLVETLGYAGFADHVPQVLGILGKMNKETSDIYDIELTKDDIAIFISEMRSFYPHGIPTEAEWNAMTEDVYRAFDVLAEHWGGDTISYRYDFLTLLRVIKTYLPSEIPPAPKGENFGYQVINRDTAK; the protein is encoded by the coding sequence ATGAAGAAAAATCGTAATAGCATAAGGATGAGGCGAGTATTGGCTTTTATTCTCGTCATAGCACTAGCGTTTGGTGTTATTCCTGGCATGACTAAAGAGGCTGATGCCAAGGAGGTACCCATGCTATGGGAAGTTAATACGCACTACAACGTTGGAGACCAAGTAACCTATGAAGAAAATATCTATCAGTGTTTACAAGGACATACATCCATCTCAACATGGAATCCAGTAGCTGCAACATCACTATGGAAACCTGTAGATAATCATGTGCCATATCCTGATAATATGAATCCAGAAATGGATAACGGTGATAATAGTAGTGGTAATGATCAGAATGTCCAAAATGGAGAGATAGAGTTTGAGATCGTATCCGATTGGGGTTCTGGCATGACAGCCAATGTAATCATTAAGAATACTGATATAAAGTCCATTGATGGATGGACTGTGGAAATTCAACTAAATGAAGATATAAAGATTCACAGTTCATGGAATGGAGAGGTTAAGCGTTCAGGAGATAAAGTAACCATTACACATGTAAATTGGAACAGTAATATTCCACCAAGTGGTACTGCTAATGTAGGGCTTTCAATAAGCTATACTGGTGCATTTCAGCAACCAACAGCATTTAAATTGAATGGTAAAACTGTAGATGTTCCAACAAATCCGGAACCAACAGAACCAGAACCTATTGAACCTGATCCAGAGCCGACTCCTGAACCAACACCTATTCCAGATGGGCAGAGTAATTTTGTCGGTTACTTCCAATCCTGGTCTGATAAATGGGCATCCAATGGAGCTGATACTCATTTAGCCAATTTACCGAAGTATGTCAATGTAGTTATGTTAGCATTTGGAAAGCCTGATATGACTTACAATGGTAACTTGAATTTAACTGGAACAGGTTTGGAATTTAGCTATGATGGAAGTGTACTTAAAGAAGCTATTGATACACTTAAATCCAGTAATCCTAATACAAAAGTTATCCTATCCATTGGTGGTTTAACTTATACAAATTGGGAGAATATCAATTATGATGCTATTGGAAGACTTGTGAAAGACTTCAATATGGATGGTGTGGATTTAGATTATGAGCCAGCAGGAGGGTTTTATACAAGCTATGATAGCAATGGTAAGATTACTTATGCTAAAGAAGATGAATATGTTTACATCATCAATGAAATGCGTCAAGCATTACCACGGCCTTATATACTTGCAGCTACAGCTTGGAGTGTTGGTGCGTACGGTGAAGATGAATGGCAAAATGCGAAGCCAGGACCTTTTGCAAGTACAGGTATGATGTTACCTGTTCTAAGAAAAGCTGGAGACAAACTGGACATGCTAAATGTAATGGGTTATAATGCAGGATCCTATGATCCAATAGATGCTCTTAAAGCTTTCAAAAATTACTATGATGGTCCAGTTAATATGGGGGTTATGGTACCGCCAGAAGACTGGGGAGGTCATATATGGACACTTGACAAATTGGCTGAGACGGCAAAATATGTCCAGACTAATAATGTAGGCGGTATGATGATTTGGAGCTTACAACGTACAAACAGCAATCCAAGTTATACCAACCCCGATAATCAAATGATGTCAACATTGATTGCCCAAGAACTTCATTTGGAAGAAGCCAATGAGCCATTGTTCCCACTAAGTAATCCAACCTATACATCACCTTGGGGGGACAAGTACCCCTATGAGGGTAATGATCAAACCGGTAATGACAACAATGGAAATGACAATAACAGTAACACTGGTAGTGATGATATAAAGTGGGCAACAGAACAAGGATTAGTTGTAGAGGCAATTAACTATAGTGAAACAGATAGTACATTTGAGACAGAATTCTTAGTGCAAAACCCTCATACATCCTACAAGTGGGACAGTGGGATCTACAATGTTTGGGGATTTACCTTTAATACTTCAGCCCAAGTTACATCAGTAGAAGGTGCTAAATCTTTCAAACAAGATGGTAACAAAGTAACAATCATGTTAAATGACTGGGACACAACGATTCCTATGGGGGAAACAAGAACAGTTACTGTCAATTACAATAAGATAGGTAATGCTAACTATCCAAGAGGTATCCTGGTCCAGTTTATGCGTGGTGAAGATATCTATCCAGATCGTGCAGACTTACCTGATGGATTTATACAAGGTAAAGCAAACCTTGCAGATACTGACTTAATCAGTAACCCTAATGCTTACTATCAAATATCAGTTTCTCCGATTGCAGATGGTTTAATTCTATATAATAGTCCATCTGACACTCAAATTACTATCGGTTTAGCGGATGATGTCTACACGAATCTAACCAGTGGTATTAAAATGTGGATACCATCTAAGTATATGGCTATGGGGTTGGGATTTGCTCAAGAAGTTTATGGGATTAATCCTAATTATATGGCTGCTTTAGGAACGAAAGAAAATTTCTCAGCAGCAGTATATCCAACAATAGAAGGAGCATTCAGACATCCAGTAACTATTCAGGGACAAACATGGTATTGGGGAATGACGTCCGGGTCGGTAGATGGACCTTTCCAGCAAGAAACGCCCAACTTTAATGAGGTTAAAGATTTCTTTCCTGATTCCTTTCCAGCAGATGCTGCCCATGATGATTATACCTATGTATCAGAAGACATTAACGATAAGAGATTTATTAAAGCAACTATTGCTTCAGCAGCCAGTCTAAGTATGACACGTGAATTCATGTATGCTGTACCTTCTTATGAGTTCAAAGACTTTATCAATCAAGCAGCAGACCCATCAGCAGAAGATATCCTTTTAACATATATCTACAATAGAGGGTTATACTCTGTGGATGGTAGTGTATTTAGAGAGAACCGTTCAGCAAATTTACAATCAGTAGACTTAGTTGAGACTTTGGGTTATGCAGGCTTCGCTGATCATGTTCCACAAGTGTTAGGTATACTAGGTAAGATGAATAAAGAAACATCAGATATCTATGATATTGAGTTAACAAAAGATGATATTGCTATCTTTATATCTGAAATGAGAAGTTTTTATCCACATGGTATTCCAACAGAAGCAGAATGGAATGCTATGACAGAAGATGTTTATAGAGCCTTTGATGTGCTAGCAGAACATTGGGGTGGTGATACAATCTCATATCGCTATGATTTTTTAACGTTACTTAGAGTAATAAAAACATATTTACCATCTGAGATTCCACCAGCTCCAAAAGGTGAAAACTTTGGTTATCAAGTAATTAATAGAGATACAGCTAAATAG
- a CDS encoding SDR family NAD(P)-dependent oxidoreductase, which translates to MKYALITGANRGIGYYLAREMALDGYGIVMVGRNKERLEHAKQKLKTYTPHIHTLVYDLGDPTAPESIYNDVKKLNLEIDIIANNAGFGSYGLFHTNDIKNELDMMQVNMTSLVHLTHLFSQDMVRRKRGKILNVASVAGFQSGPHMNVYFASKSFVVHFSEALAYELKPYGIKVTALCPGSTDTDFFSRAEVNRKSDLFRHKATPESVAIKGYKALKKGKSIAIPGLNNKFMIQIQRFVPRKAVTAILGIGMSKQPNKG; encoded by the coding sequence ATGAAATATGCACTAATAACAGGAGCTAATCGTGGAATTGGTTATTATTTAGCGAGAGAAATGGCTTTAGATGGTTATGGTATTGTTATGGTCGGTCGTAATAAAGAGCGTTTAGAACATGCCAAACAAAAACTTAAGACTTATACCCCACATATTCATACACTTGTATATGATCTAGGTGATCCTACTGCGCCAGAAAGTATTTATAATGATGTGAAGAAATTAAACTTAGAGATCGATATCATAGCCAATAATGCTGGTTTTGGTTCATATGGTTTATTCCACACCAATGATATAAAAAATGAATTAGATATGATGCAGGTGAATATGACTTCTTTGGTTCACTTAACCCATCTCTTCAGTCAAGATATGGTAAGACGTAAAAGAGGTAAAATACTGAATGTAGCATCTGTAGCAGGCTTTCAATCAGGACCACATATGAATGTTTACTTTGCTTCTAAATCCTTTGTTGTTCATTTTTCTGAAGCCCTTGCTTACGAATTAAAGCCATATGGAATTAAAGTAACAGCATTATGTCCTGGCAGTACCGATACAGATTTCTTTAGTCGTGCTGAAGTTAATCGTAAGTCAGATCTCTTCAGACATAAGGCAACGCCTGAATCAGTAGCTATAAAAGGTTATAAGGCTCTGAAGAAAGGCAAATCCATTGCCATCCCTGGATTGAATAATAAGTTCATGATTCAAATTCAACGTTTTGTCCCTAGAAAAGCTGTTACAGCTATACTTGGGATTGGGATGAGTAAACAACCTAATAAGGGATAA
- the uvrC gene encoding excinuclease ABC subunit UvrC, whose product MFDIQEELKKLPDKPGVYIMKDEYENIIYVGKAIKLKNRVRQYFQSSRNLMPKIKKMVQHIKEFEYIVTDSELEALILECTLIKKHRPRYNTLLKDDKSYPYIKVTVGEPFPRVMMTRSLKKDKSKYYGPYTSSGAVKETIEIIKKNWPIRTCNRSLPKDIGKDRPCLNYHIGQCHAPCDGKISAEDYREIISEVITFLDGKYDIILKELEAKMQVASENLDFEEAAKLRDKIKSINIVAQKQKMINSSMEDQDVIAFARSHDEALVQVFFIRGGKLIGREHFMLNGVDQLSRSEVMTTFIKQFYSGTPFIPRELILQEEIDETNIIQAWLSDKRGHKVHIKVPRKGDKSKLVDLAAKNALLTLEQFGERIKREEQRTKGAVKEIAGLIGYEQEIHRIEAYDISNTFGFQSVGSMVVFEDGKPKRSDYRKFKIKTVYGANDYASLEEVLTRRLSHALKEQNELKEKNLSNEYGKFSKLPDLILMDGGKGQVNIAKKVLNQFKLNIEVCGMVKDDRHRTRGLYYEGQEVPIDKHTEGFKLITRIQDEAHRFAIEYHKKIRWDRQVKSVLDDIPGIGPKRRNALITAFANIEKIKEATLEELEQIEGMNKKSAEAVYVYFR is encoded by the coding sequence ATGTTTGATATACAAGAAGAATTGAAGAAGTTACCGGATAAACCCGGTGTTTATATAATGAAAGATGAATATGAGAATATTATCTATGTTGGTAAAGCTATTAAATTAAAAAATCGTGTAAGACAATATTTTCAGAGTTCGCGTAATTTAATGCCTAAAATTAAAAAGATGGTACAGCATATCAAGGAGTTTGAGTATATCGTTACAGACTCTGAATTAGAGGCATTAATTTTAGAGTGTACTTTAATAAAAAAACATCGCCCAAGATATAATACCCTATTAAAAGACGATAAGAGTTACCCCTATATAAAAGTTACCGTTGGAGAACCATTCCCACGAGTCATGATGACAAGAAGCCTTAAGAAGGACAAATCCAAGTATTATGGTCCATATACCAGTTCTGGTGCAGTGAAAGAGACCATTGAGATTATTAAGAAGAATTGGCCTATTCGAACATGTAATAGAAGCTTACCTAAAGACATTGGGAAAGATCGACCTTGTCTCAACTATCACATTGGCCAATGTCATGCACCTTGTGATGGGAAAATCAGCGCAGAAGACTATAGGGAAATCATTTCTGAGGTTATAACTTTTTTAGATGGTAAATATGACATTATATTAAAAGAATTAGAAGCTAAAATGCAGGTAGCATCAGAGAATTTAGATTTCGAAGAAGCAGCAAAGTTAAGGGATAAGATTAAGAGTATTAATATTGTAGCTCAAAAGCAAAAGATGATTAATTCGTCAATGGAAGATCAAGATGTTATAGCTTTTGCAAGAAGTCACGATGAAGCATTAGTACAAGTTTTTTTCATTAGAGGTGGAAAGCTCATAGGTAGAGAGCATTTTATGCTCAATGGTGTAGATCAGTTATCTAGGTCAGAAGTCATGACCACATTCATTAAGCAGTTTTATTCAGGGACACCTTTTATCCCAAGGGAGTTAATTCTTCAAGAGGAAATTGATGAAACAAATATCATACAAGCTTGGCTTTCTGATAAGCGGGGGCATAAAGTGCATATTAAAGTACCGCGTAAAGGCGATAAATCAAAACTAGTTGATTTAGCTGCCAAGAATGCCTTACTAACCCTTGAGCAGTTTGGTGAACGAATCAAGAGAGAAGAACAGCGTACCAAGGGAGCAGTTAAAGAGATTGCTGGGCTTATTGGCTATGAGCAAGAAATCCATCGTATAGAGGCCTACGATATTTCTAACACCTTTGGTTTTCAATCTGTTGGTTCCATGGTGGTCTTTGAAGATGGTAAACCTAAACGCAGTGACTATCGTAAATTCAAGATTAAGACCGTTTATGGCGCTAACGATTACGCCAGTCTAGAAGAAGTGTTAACAAGACGATTATCTCATGCATTGAAAGAGCAGAATGAATTAAAGGAAAAGAATCTATCCAATGAATATGGAAAGTTCTCAAAGCTTCCGGATTTGATTTTAATGGATGGTGGTAAAGGTCAAGTTAATATTGCTAAAAAAGTGCTCAATCAATTCAAGCTTAATATCGAAGTCTGTGGTATGGTAAAGGATGATCGACATAGAACTCGAGGTTTATATTATGAAGGACAAGAAGTGCCTATAGATAAACATACAGAAGGGTTTAAGCTTATTACTAGAATTCAAGATGAAGCCCATCGCTTTGCCATTGAATACCATAAGAAAATTCGCTGGGATCGACAAGTTAAATCTGTCTTAGACGATATTCCAGGCATAGGACCAAAACGACGCAACGCTCTTATTACTGCATTTGCAAATATTGAAAAAATTAAAGAGGCTACTTTAGAAGAGCTTGAGCAAATAGAAGGAATGAATAAAAAATCAGCGGAAGCTGTGTACGTTTACTTTAGATAA
- a CDS encoding uracil-DNA glycosylase, with the protein MVILKNDWQGVLNEEFDKAYYQQLRGFLKQEYSTTTIYPEMYSIYNALHYTAYNDVKVVILGQDPYHGPGQAHGLCFSVQPSVKIPPSLVNIYKELETDLGCSIPNNGYLKKWADQGILLLNTVLTVRAHQAFSHRGQGWEVFTDQIIKHLNNREEPMVFLLWGSPARKKKALITNPQHKIFEAPHPSPLSAHRGFFGCKHFSQTNEFLKSMGKEPIDWQVENI; encoded by the coding sequence ATGGTTATTTTAAAAAATGACTGGCAAGGGGTTTTGAATGAGGAGTTTGATAAGGCATATTATCAACAGCTACGAGGATTTCTCAAACAAGAGTACAGTACAACAACCATTTATCCAGAGATGTACAGCATCTATAATGCCCTGCATTATACTGCATATAACGATGTAAAGGTGGTTATTTTAGGGCAAGATCCCTATCATGGACCTGGGCAAGCTCATGGGCTTTGCTTCTCTGTACAACCATCAGTTAAGATACCCCCTAGCCTAGTGAATATCTATAAGGAATTGGAAACAGATTTAGGGTGTAGCATTCCTAATAACGGCTATCTAAAGAAATGGGCTGATCAAGGCATATTACTGTTGAATACAGTACTTACTGTGAGAGCTCATCAAGCATTTTCTCATCGGGGTCAGGGGTGGGAAGTCTTCACTGATCAGATTATTAAGCATCTTAATAATAGAGAAGAGCCTATGGTTTTCTTGTTATGGGGAAGTCCGGCAAGAAAGAAGAAAGCACTTATCACCAATCCACAGCATAAGATATTTGAGGCGCCACATCCAAGTCCATTATCTGCACACCGTGGATTCTTTGGCTGTAAACATTTTTCACAGACAAATGAGTTCTTAAAGAGTATGGGAAAAGAACCTATTGATTGGCAAGTGGAGAATATCTAA